Sequence from the Candidatus Thermoplasmatota archaeon genome:
TCGACGTCCACCACCTGCACCTTCCCCTCGAAGACCGTGCAGACGTCGTGCTTCACGGGCCGGACGGCCTTCACGACGTAGCGGCGGCCGACCTCGAGGTTCTGGCAGGTCTTCCGGAGCTTGCAGGGCGCGCACGCCTCGTCGTTCTCGCCGAGGTACGTGAACACCTGGCCGGGCTTCGCGTAGGCGTCGCGGATGATGGTAAGCATCAGGCGACACCCGTCGCGCGGACGAGGTCCTCGGCCGCGTCGCGGGAGAGGCCCTTGTCGCCGAGGATGGTGTAGCGGTCGGGCTTGTTCTCGTGCGCGCGCACGAGCGCGTCGATGATCGTCTTGCGGTCCACGTTCAGCTCGGCGGCCGTCGTCGGCGCGCCGACCTTCGCGAGCGCGTCGCGGATGCGCCGCCAGTCGCCGCCGTGGAGATACATCATCATGATCGATCCGACGCCCACCTGCTCGCCGTGGAGCGCGCGGCCCGGCGCGAGGAGGTCGAGGGTGTGGCTGAACATGTGCTCCGACCCGGAGGCCGGGCGCGAGGAGCCCGCGACGCTCATGGAGACGCCGCTCACGATGAGGCTCTTCACCACGAGCCACACGGCCTCCTCGAGGTTGGGCTTGATGGACTCGACGTTCTCCATGATCATGTTCGCGCTCGTCTCGGCGAGCACGGCCGCGAAGCTCGAGTATTCCTCGCCGCGGAGCCGGTGCGCGAGCTTCCAGTCGAGGACCGCGGTCGCGTTCGAGATGGCGTCCGCGCAGCCGGCCGCGAGCGTGCGGTACGGGGCCTGCACGATGACACCCGTGTCGGCGACGATCGCGAGCGGCGCCTTCGCCTCCTTCGAGGCGGACCCGGCCTCCTCCTTGATGCTCGCGCGCGGCGAGGTGAGGCCGTCGTGGCTCGCGCTCGTCGGGACCGAGACGTAGGGCGCGCCGTGGCGGAACGCCGTGAGCTTCGCGACATCGATGACGGACCCGCCGCCGACGCCGAGGATGACGCCCGCCTTGTGCGCGCGGGCCGCGGCGAGGGCGCGCTCGACGCTCGCCTGCGTCGCGGACGCGGTGACGATGAGCTCGGCCGGGATGCCCCCCTTGGAAAGGATGGCCGCGGCGCGCTCGCCCGCGAGGGCGCGGGTGCGCTCCCCTGTGACGACGAGGGCGGGGCCCGAGAGGTTCAGCTCGCCGAGGAGCCACGCGACGTCGTCGAGGACGCCGTGGCCCACGAGCACCTCGCGCGGGAACGTCATGAGCTTGGACTTCGCGAAGCGGTCCATGGGCAAGGACACTCAGGGCGAACCCCTTCTTAAATCGGCGGGTTTCCCATTCCCCCTGATGGACGGGCTTCGTCAACCCTTTATACTCCCCGACCGGTCGCCCCGACCATGGGTCGGCTCGACCGGATCCGCGCCTTCTACGACCGCCACACGCTCGCCGTCTGGGCGGTCATCCTCGCGATTCCCGTCCTCATCCTCGTCGCGGGTCTCGTGCTCGCGCCGAAGACGTTCTACGACGGGTACGTCTGGCGCGACATCTGGGGTCCTGCGGTCGCGGACGCGCACCAATGGTCCGCCGCCTGCCTCACGGACGAGGGCCGCGTCGTGCAGGGCATCCTCGTCGAAGGCCGCGCCTCGTGTCCCCAGGGCGTCGCCGGCACGCCCGCGGCCGAGGGGTACACCTACCCCTCGGAAGCCACGTACGGCGCGATCCTCGCCGTCTCGCTCTATCTCATCTACACGCAGCTCTTCGTCCGGCGCGGCGTGCGCGCGGACGTGGGCTTCGTCTTCGCCCTCATCCCCATCATCGCGCTCGGCCCCCTCGCGCGCGTGCTCGAGGACGCGAACGCGTTCTGCCGCACGGGGACCGCGTGCGACCCGAGCTTCTGGGCCTACTTCTGGATCAGCCCGTTCGAGTACATCCAGATGGGCTTCTTCACGGTCCTCGCGCTCCTTGCGGGCCTCGCGCTGCGCGACCGCCGCGAAGCCTGGGGCCCCGCCAAGCAGACCCGGGTCGTCGCCGGGCTCGTCGCGGCGCAGGTGGCCGTCATCCTGGCCCTCGCCTGGCTCACGCGCGATCGCCTCTCGATCCCCCTCGTCCCCGTCCTCCCCGTCGCCCTCGTCCTGGGCGGCGCCGCGGGCGTCCTCGCGTACCGCCACCTCGCGCACCGCGAGGGCGGCGACGGCGGCGTGAACCCGACGCTCCTTGCGCTGGGCCTCGCCCCGGCCGCGGCCGCGCTCGCGCTCGACCTCTGGTGGATGGCCGGCAACGTCTGGAGCGAGGCCGCGTGGCGCGGCCAGCTCTACGTGGTCCCCGGTCTCGTCATGCTCGCGATCGCGGGCGCGATCACGCTCGCGGTCTACCTCGTCGGGCGATTCGGCGGGCGGAAGTGGTCGACGCTCGCGCTCTACGCGATGCCGCTCAGCGTCCTCATGCTTCTCGGTCACATGATCGACGGCATCGCGACCTGGATCGCGACGCAGGACCCCTTCGACATGGGGATCCCGCCCTACGGCGAGAAGCACCCGCTCTCGGACGCCTTCCTTCAGCTCGGTCTCGGCGGCCTCGGGTTCCCGCTCATGAAGTTCGTCATGATCGTCGCCATCATCTGGCTCCTCAACCGCGAATTCCACCGGGAAGGCGCGACGGACGCCGACCGCAACCTCGTGGGTCTCATCCAGATGGCGATCTTCGTGCTCGGCTTCGCGCCCGGCGTCCGCGACGTCGCGCGCGTCGTGATGGGGATCTGAACCCGCCCAGCGCGGACCCCCCGGCCCGGGGCCCGACACTCAGAACCTTTTTCCCCGCAAGGGGGTTCCCGGCTTCCATGAGCCGGCGCATCGCCGTCGACGGCGAGAGTCTCTCGATCGAGGACGTGGTCGCGGTCGCCCGCGCGGGCGCCGTGCCGGTCCTCGCCGACGCGGCCCGCCGTCGGCTCGGGGCCTCCCGCGCCGTCGTCGAGCGCTTCCTCGGCAAAGGCGAATCGAGCTACGGCCTCACGAGCGGCGACAAGGTCGGCCGCGTGAAGGTGGCCGTGGACGCCCTCGAGGAGGAAGGCCGCGTCGCGTACGGCATCACGACGGGATTCGGCGAGCTCGCCCGCGTCCACATCCCGCCCTCGAAGGTCCGCGAGCTGCAGCTCAACCTCGTGCGCAGCCACGCCTGCGGCGTCGGCGAGCCGTTTGCGGACGACGTCGTCCGCGCCGTCCTCCTCCTGCGCGCGAACGCGCTCGCGAAGGGTCTCTCCGGCGTGCGGGTGGCCGTCGTCGAGACCCTCCTCGGGCTCCTCGAAAAGGGCGTGACGCCCGTCGTGCCCTCGCGCGGAAGCCTCGGCGCGTCGGGCGACCTCGTGCCGCTCGCCCACGTCGCGCTCGTCCTCGTGGGCGAGGGCGAGGCTCGCTACCGCGGCGAGACGCTCCCCGGCGCCGAGGCGCTGCGCCGCGCCGGCCTCGCGCCGCTCGTCCTCGAGGCGAAGGAGGGTCTCGCGCTCATCAACGGCACGCAGTTCATGGCCGCGCTCCTCGCGCTTTCGGTCGCGGACGGCCTCTCGCTCGTGCGCAACGCGGAGCTCGCGGGCGCCATGAGCCTCGAAGTCCTCCTCGGGTCGGAGCGGCCCTT
This genomic interval carries:
- a CDS encoding NAD(P)-dependent glycerol-1-phosphate dehydrogenase, which codes for MDRFAKSKLMTFPREVLVGHGVLDDVAWLLGELNLSGPALVVTGERTRALAGERAAAILSKGGIPAELIVTASATQASVERALAAARAHKAGVILGVGGGSVIDVAKLTAFRHGAPYVSVPTSASHDGLTSPRASIKEEAGSASKEAKAPLAIVADTGVIVQAPYRTLAAGCADAISNATAVLDWKLAHRLRGEEYSSFAAVLAETSANMIMENVESIKPNLEEAVWLVVKSLIVSGVSMSVAGSSRPASGSEHMFSHTLDLLAPGRALHGEQVGVGSIMMMYLHGGDWRRIRDALAKVGAPTTAAELNVDRKTIIDALVRAHENKPDRYTILGDKGLSRDAAEDLVRATGVA
- a CDS encoding DUF63 family protein; the encoded protein is MGRLDRIRAFYDRHTLAVWAVILAIPVLILVAGLVLAPKTFYDGYVWRDIWGPAVADAHQWSAACLTDEGRVVQGILVEGRASCPQGVAGTPAAEGYTYPSEATYGAILAVSLYLIYTQLFVRRGVRADVGFVFALIPIIALGPLARVLEDANAFCRTGTACDPSFWAYFWISPFEYIQMGFFTVLALLAGLALRDRREAWGPAKQTRVVAGLVAAQVAVILALAWLTRDRLSIPLVPVLPVALVLGGAAGVLAYRHLAHREGGDGGVNPTLLALGLAPAAAALALDLWWMAGNVWSEAAWRGQLYVVPGLVMLAIAGAITLAVYLVGRFGGRKWSTLALYAMPLSVLMLLGHMIDGIATWIATQDPFDMGIPPYGEKHPLSDAFLQLGLGGLGFPLMKFVMIVAIIWLLNREFHREGATDADRNLVGLIQMAIFVLGFAPGVRDVARVVMGI